One genomic region from Reichenbachiella ulvae encodes:
- a CDS encoding ABC-F family ATP-binding cassette domain-containing protein, with product MISINNLSYYLGSRALFEEASLHIKPKDKIGLIGLNGTGKSTLLKLIIGQLTKDGGEISMSKDCSIGFLNQDMLSFQSDDSILSVVMEAFQDVIDIQHQIDKVLKQMETNYEDKLVDRLARLQEEFESKDGYTLQSKAEEVLEGIGFQTSDLQRPLREFSGGWRMRVILAKLLLESPSLLMLDEPTNHLDLPSIQWIENYLRNYEGAVIVVSHDREFLNNTINTIVEVSQQNLTMYPGNYDNYLQEKEMRNELQKNAFLNQQQQIKQTERFVERFRAKATKAKQVQSRVKALERMDKVEDVIEDNVAINFKFNFGKQSGRHVVTIDEVSKSYPGIDILKKASAGIERGDKIALIGANGKGKSTLLRIIDGDENVEGSAKMGFNVNPAFFAQHQLESLNIDNEILEELKQAGTGKSEQELRGVLGCFLFSDEEVFKKIKVLSGGEKSRVALAKTLISEANFLLLDEPTNHLDIQSVNILIQALEQYEGSFILVSHDRYFVRKVANKIWWLEDQQIKEYPGTYDEYKWWASQQAQKKTEKKQAPVKAKENKPKKEKVKDVDQNILSKLKKELNAIESKIEKLEIEKTQLEADMAKPDIFNNADKLSEIDEKYQTVKSDLEGHNDKWEELVMQIEEMED from the coding sequence ATGATTTCTATCAACAATTTATCTTATTATCTAGGCAGTCGTGCCCTTTTCGAGGAAGCTTCTCTTCATATCAAACCCAAAGACAAAATAGGTCTCATTGGCTTAAATGGAACCGGTAAATCCACGCTTTTAAAACTGATCATTGGCCAGTTGACCAAAGATGGTGGAGAAATCAGCATGTCAAAGGATTGCAGTATCGGTTTCTTGAATCAAGACATGCTTTCTTTTCAATCAGACGATTCTATTCTATCGGTCGTTATGGAGGCTTTTCAGGATGTGATAGATATCCAGCATCAGATCGACAAAGTACTGAAGCAGATGGAAACCAACTATGAAGATAAATTGGTAGATAGACTGGCTCGACTACAAGAAGAGTTTGAATCGAAGGATGGTTACACTTTGCAAAGCAAGGCCGAGGAAGTACTGGAAGGGATAGGCTTCCAGACGAGCGACCTCCAAAGACCCTTGAGGGAATTTAGTGGAGGATGGCGTATGCGTGTAATTCTGGCCAAATTGCTTCTAGAATCCCCTTCCCTTTTGATGCTGGATGAGCCTACCAACCACCTAGATCTACCGTCGATTCAGTGGATAGAAAATTACCTCCGGAATTATGAAGGTGCAGTGATTGTGGTATCTCACGACCGTGAGTTCCTCAACAATACTATTAACACCATAGTTGAAGTCAGTCAGCAAAACCTGACTATGTACCCTGGCAACTACGACAATTATCTGCAAGAAAAGGAAATGCGAAACGAGCTTCAAAAGAACGCTTTCCTGAACCAACAGCAGCAAATCAAACAAACAGAAAGGTTTGTTGAGCGATTTCGAGCCAAAGCTACCAAAGCCAAACAAGTTCAATCCAGGGTGAAAGCTCTGGAACGAATGGACAAAGTAGAAGATGTGATCGAAGATAACGTGGCGATCAATTTTAAATTCAACTTCGGTAAGCAATCGGGCCGACATGTAGTCACTATCGATGAGGTTTCTAAATCATACCCAGGTATTGACATCCTAAAAAAAGCGAGTGCCGGAATAGAAAGAGGAGACAAAATTGCACTGATAGGAGCAAATGGAAAGGGTAAATCAACACTATTAAGAATCATAGATGGAGATGAGAATGTGGAAGGTTCCGCTAAAATGGGATTCAATGTAAACCCCGCTTTTTTTGCTCAGCATCAATTAGAATCACTCAACATTGATAATGAGATTCTGGAAGAACTGAAACAAGCCGGAACAGGAAAAAGTGAACAAGAGCTACGTGGTGTATTGGGCTGTTTTTTATTCTCAGACGAAGAGGTATTCAAAAAAATCAAGGTGCTTTCTGGAGGGGAAAAATCTCGTGTAGCATTGGCTAAAACGCTGATTTCAGAAGCCAACTTCCTGTTATTAGATGAGCCCACCAACCACCTTGACATTCAATCTGTAAACATCCTAATTCAGGCATTAGAACAATACGAAGGTTCGTTTATTCTGGTCTCTCACGATAGGTATTTCGTAAGGAAAGTTGCTAACAAAATCTGGTGGCTCGAAGACCAACAGATCAAAGAATACCCGGGCACATACGACGAGTACAAATGGTGGGCTTCTCAGCAAGCCCAAAAGAAAACAGAAAAAAAACAAGCTCCCGTAAAGGCGAAAGAAAACAAGCCGAAGAAAGAAAAGGTCAAAGATGTAGATCAGAACATTTTGTCTAAGCTCAAAAAGGAATTGAACGCAATAGAAAGCAAAATAGAAAAGCTAGAAATAGAAAAAACACAACTAGAGGCTGACATGGCTAAACCGGATATTTTCAATAATGCAGATAAGCTAAGCGAGATTGATGAAAAATATCAGACAGTAAAATCAGACCTGGAAGGTCATAATGACAAATGGGAAGAATTGGTTATGCAAATAGAAGAGATGGAGGATTGA
- a CDS encoding T9SS type A sorting domain-containing protein → MKTTIKAIALTLFVALTSVAYAGENAEKAEKVISPELNVQIKAMADAKVAVIFEKLAGEEVKVKIYDTYGTLIFSDKDVKSSKYAKAFDLSAYPAGKYAYSVSNDVYSVKKTIIIK, encoded by the coding sequence ATGAAAACGACAATTAAAGCAATCGCCCTTACATTATTTGTAGCCTTGACTAGCGTAGCATACGCAGGAGAAAATGCTGAGAAAGCAGAAAAAGTAATTAGCCCAGAATTGAACGTACAAATCAAAGCAATGGCAGACGCGAAAGTTGCCGTTATCTTTGAAAAATTAGCTGGAGAAGAAGTTAAAGTAAAAATCTATGATACTTACGGCACTTTGATTTTTTCTGACAAAGACGTGAAGAGTTCAAAATATGCGAAAGCCTTCGATCTTTCAGCTTATCCAGCTGGAAAATACGCTTACTCTGTATCAAATGATGTGTACAGCGTAAAGAAGACGATCATAATAAAATAA
- a CDS encoding glycosyltransferase family 4 protein — MQNNKKKVVLFADVLEEDFDGVSITLNKIIADFPKDRFDLMIVTPHPPKDKSNIEFPMIEIPYLKFPLQVGYRLGLPIKAKGLKKAINEFRPDLLHFTSPTLMGRFAINYGRKNNIPVMTVYHTHYPSYLKFYAGRLGAKILGWPLSQGMAWYYKNADLTLVPTSPVKRDLERLGIDSNKMVIWGRAIHANRFNPRFKQTDYFEGKIPKGNKTVLFVSRLIKEKNVNMLAEMYERFERKNKKITMVITGDGPELEWLKEKMPNALFTGKLRGKELSTVYASADLFFFPSASETFGNVVLEAMASGLPVVAADANGPSDIVKDGITGFLAKPGYHNGFYKRILALTQDDHLRLQMGKAAFDYANAKTIDNLHAELWGHYERVIKSHEMRSNDELQSIGEVALSYKES, encoded by the coding sequence ATGCAGAATAATAAGAAAAAAGTAGTTCTTTTTGCCGACGTTTTAGAGGAGGATTTCGATGGCGTTAGTATTACTTTAAATAAGATAATTGCTGATTTTCCCAAGGATCGTTTCGATTTGATGATCGTAACGCCTCATCCACCTAAGGATAAGTCCAATATTGAGTTTCCTATGATTGAGATTCCTTATTTGAAATTTCCACTTCAGGTTGGATATAGACTAGGGTTACCAATAAAAGCAAAAGGCTTAAAGAAGGCAATCAATGAGTTTCGACCAGATTTATTACATTTTACTTCACCTACGCTAATGGGAAGATTTGCCATAAATTATGGCAGAAAAAACAATATCCCCGTAATGACTGTTTATCATACTCATTACCCGTCATATTTAAAATTTTACGCGGGTAGATTGGGAGCTAAGATTCTCGGTTGGCCTTTGAGTCAAGGTATGGCTTGGTATTATAAAAATGCGGACTTGACATTGGTGCCAACAAGCCCTGTCAAGAGAGACCTGGAGAGGTTGGGCATAGATAGTAATAAGATGGTGATCTGGGGTAGGGCTATTCATGCCAATCGATTTAACCCAAGGTTTAAGCAAACCGATTATTTTGAAGGAAAGATTCCAAAAGGAAACAAGACGGTCTTATTTGTAAGTAGGTTAATTAAGGAGAAGAACGTGAATATGTTGGCAGAGATGTATGAACGTTTTGAAAGAAAAAATAAGAAAATAACCATGGTCATAACAGGTGATGGGCCTGAACTTGAGTGGTTAAAGGAAAAGATGCCCAATGCACTTTTTACTGGGAAACTTAGAGGGAAAGAATTGTCTACTGTATATGCATCAGCTGATTTGTTCTTCTTCCCTTCAGCATCTGAGACATTTGGTAATGTAGTTTTAGAGGCAATGGCTTCTGGTTTGCCAGTGGTGGCCGCAGATGCAAATGGACCTTCTGATATTGTGAAGGATGGAATTACTGGTTTTTTGGCTAAACCAGGATACCATAATGGATTTTATAAGAGAATTCTTGCATTGACTCAAGACGATCATTTAAGACTTCAAATGGGCAAAGCGGCGTTTGACTATGCTAATGCTAAGACCATTGATAACTTGCATGCAGAGCTTTGGGGGCATTATGAAAGAGTTATCAAAAGCCATGAGATGCGTTCAAATGATGAGCTACAGTCCATTGGTGAAGTAGCTTTGAGCTACAAAGAATCTTAA
- a CDS encoding PQQ-dependent sugar dehydrogenase — MKNSILIILLSMSLLACNPSNGEGEVKQVEAETTFGDSLSDLNLPDGFEIAVYADDVPNARSMAMSSGGVLYIGTRNEGKVYAVKDSDGDNVAEQKYVLAKDLKMPNGVAYRDGSLYVAEISRLTRFDNIDNQLENPGQGVEIYDDYPTDQHHGWKYIAFGPDGKLYVPVGAPCNICESKDERFASITRMNADGSDREIFASGVRNTVGFTWDSEGNMWFTDNGRDLLGDNMPPCELNKATKAGNHYGYPYCHGGDIADPEFGSKYPCSDFEAPARKLGPHVAPLGLKFYTGDMFPPEYNGSLIIAEHGSWNRSRKIGYRLMQVKVENGRAVSYDVFVDGWLDEKAQEAWGRPVDVLVMKDGSILVSDDKAGKIYRISYKGA; from the coding sequence ATGAAAAACAGCATATTGATTATTCTCTTGAGCATGTCATTGCTGGCATGTAACCCCTCAAATGGTGAAGGCGAAGTAAAACAAGTAGAGGCTGAAACCACTTTTGGGGATAGCTTGTCAGACTTGAACTTACCCGATGGCTTTGAAATAGCTGTGTATGCAGATGATGTGCCAAATGCTCGCTCTATGGCTATGAGCTCTGGTGGTGTGCTTTATATTGGTACCCGAAATGAAGGAAAAGTCTATGCAGTAAAAGATTCGGATGGGGATAATGTGGCTGAACAAAAGTATGTTTTGGCTAAGGATTTGAAAATGCCCAATGGAGTGGCCTACAGGGACGGCAGCCTTTATGTTGCAGAAATCAGTAGGTTGACTAGGTTTGATAATATTGATAACCAACTAGAAAATCCCGGGCAAGGTGTAGAGATTTATGACGACTATCCTACTGACCAGCATCATGGTTGGAAATACATTGCTTTTGGACCAGATGGTAAGTTATATGTGCCTGTGGGGGCTCCTTGCAACATCTGTGAAAGTAAGGATGAGCGATTTGCCTCTATCACTCGAATGAATGCTGATGGAAGTGATAGAGAAATTTTTGCGTCTGGTGTTCGAAATACCGTTGGGTTTACTTGGGACTCAGAGGGTAATATGTGGTTCACCGATAATGGTCGAGATCTTCTTGGAGACAATATGCCTCCTTGTGAACTAAATAAAGCAACTAAAGCAGGTAATCACTATGGCTATCCATATTGTCACGGTGGAGATATCGCAGACCCTGAGTTTGGATCAAAATATCCATGTTCAGATTTTGAAGCGCCTGCTCGTAAGTTGGGTCCTCATGTAGCTCCACTTGGATTGAAATTTTATACCGGAGATATGTTTCCTCCCGAGTATAATGGATCCTTGATCATTGCAGAACATGGTTCATGGAATCGATCTCGAAAAATTGGTTATCGATTGATGCAGGTTAAGGTTGAAAATGGCAGGGCAGTATCCTATGATGTGTTCGTAGATGGTTGGCTAGATGAAAAGGCACAGGAAGCCTGGGGTAGACCAGTGGATGTGTTGGTGATGAAGGATGGGTCCATTTTGGTCTCAGATGACAAGGCAGGAAAGATTTATCGCATTAGTTACAAAGGAGCATGA